Part of the Halodesulfovibrio aestuarii DSM 17919 = ATCC 29578 genome, AGAGAATGTCCGTGAGCGTCATAACGATACACGCCAGGCTCCAGACCTTCCACATTTCCAGCTACAACATAGACTTCCATCGGGTACATTGCTGCCGGAGACGGAACAGTACGCCGATTCCATGGTCCTTCTTCACTAACACCATACGTTGCCCACAGAATTTGCCCGAGGGAATCCGGAGTCAGGGGTTCATCAGCAAATTCTCGGATACTGCGGCGGTTTGCCAATGCCGTCTCAACGGAAATGGGCCCTTCCATGCTTGGTTCTGGAAACTGCATATATATTCTCCTTGCCCACACATCTCGTTACCGTGCATGCGCATTTCATATCTTTATTATTGTTGATTGATACAGTTGATCGAATATTCCTGCAAGAGGCACCTGTAGCAAATCTTATCCCCCCAACAATTTTATCAATTACACACAATGTCGTGATGTATTCTTGACGAGAAGAACTTCGGGGCACCGAGCCATCTATACCACAATTGCTTAATTTCATAACCAAAGTTAGCCAAACAAAAATGCACACACCTGAACCGCAGGTGCTCCCACACAACAGTCCCATCCATCAAATACAACGATTGAGACTGCTGCCCCTTCTAATAGACTAAAAGTACAGGCAAACAGCTTCAAAAAAACTACAAAATTGTAAAAACACGCACATTCTCAAGTTATTGGACCCCAACTTGCTATTCTATGTTTTTCTCCATCATTGGCATTTTTCCATACAGAAACAGGCTAATAGTTTATTTTATTTATTTTTTTAAAATAAAAACATACCCTCTTCTGCATTAACCAATAAACAGTGTTGCGAGAACACGCTCTTTTGAAACGTTACAGTACAAAACTCCATACAGCAGTACTGCTCTAAAAAAAGACAGTAACACTCCGTCAATATTTCACTTTCATCCCAGCATGATGGCGCAAAATGCATAGAAACATTGTTATTTCCCAATATATGTTGTAGTTAAATCCACACAGGAGGGTCGCTCAATTATCTTTACTCATTTGTTTTCAATAGCTGTTTACGTAAATGGCAATTATTGAAAATAAAATATGCAAAGCGCTTCTTTGCATACACCGAGCAACCATATCCTGCGTTTTTACTAAACGGTACGTAATCTTTATTCTCGCCCCCCCCTACGAACATCATTACGCTTACATACTGTTTTATAAGAATAAAATTTTTGCGCTTCTTTTTTGTGTACTTGCTCAAAAAACTACGCGCAAACCAGCATTATTAGCGGCTATCGGCTCTACTATCGCAAAAAAGCTTGACTTAAAAAGGTCTGACAGGTTTTTATTTCGAGCTTTATTATGTTGTTTGGGGTGCTCACTTGTATAACATACGCACGTTAAACAATTTTGTGGTCTCTATTTGTTTTAGGTTGTTAGAAGTATTTCTAGTTTGGAGGTTTTGGATGAAACGTTTGTTAACAGTGCTTGCTCTTGCTGTTGTTTTAGCATTTGCTGCAGCTCCAGCTTCGGCTAAGACTTTGCGCTTAGCAGTTGATGCTGACCCTGTATCACTTGACCCGCATGTGCAGCTTTCAGGCGGCATGCTTCAGTACTCTCACTTAGTATTTGACCCACTCGTGCGCTGGAATCAGGAGATGGGCTTTGACCCACGTCTTGCTACCAAATGGGAACGCATTGACGACAAAACCATGCGTTTTTACCTCCGCAAGGGCGTAAAATTCCATTCTGGCAATGAATTTACTGCTAAAGACGTTGCTTGGACTCTTGACCGCCTCAAGGGATCCATCGACTACAAAGGACTCTTCGAAGTTTTTGAACCTGCTGTTGTAGTGGATGACTACACTTTAGACCTCAAAACAAAAGTTCCTTACCCACTGCTTCTTAACATGGCCACCTACATCTTCCCGATGGACTCCAAGTTCTACTCCGGCAAAGATGAAAATGGTCAGGATAAAGGCGTAATCGGTAAAACTAGTCCTGCATTTGCAAACACACACGCTTCCGGCACTGGGCCTTTCACCGTTGCAGAGCGCGAACAGGGTGTTAAGATGGTTCTCAAAGCCAATCCTAACTACTGGGGTCCTCACGGCAACGTTGACGAAATCGATATGCGTCCTATTAAGAACGAGGCTACCCGTGTTGCTTCAATTCTTTCCGGCGACGTAGATTTCATCATGCCAGTACCTCCACAGGACTACGACCGTCTTGACGCAGCTGAAAACGTTGACCTTATTACCATGCCTGGTACCCGCGTTATTACATTCCAGTTGAACCAGAAACGTAATAAAGCTCTTGCGAACCCTAAAGTTCGTCAGGCAATCGTATACGCTACCAACAACGCTGGTATCGTTAAAAAAATCCTTAAAGGTCGCGGAACAGCTGCTTCCCAGCAGGGCCCTAAAGGCTACCAGGGATACGCTGCAGATCTCAAACCTCGCTACGATCTCAAAAAAGCTAAAGCACTCATGGTAGAAGCCGGCTATCCTGACGGATTTGAAGCAACAATGATTGCTCCAAACAACCGTTACGTTAAAGATGAGCAGATTGCTCAGGCTTTCGTTTCCATGATGGCTCGTATCGGTATCAAAGTTAACCTCAAGACTATGCCTAAAGCACAGTACTGGGATCAGTATGACGCACGCGCAGCTGACATTCAGATGATTGGTTGGCACTCTGACACCGAAGACTCCGCTAACTTTTCTGAGTACCTCGCAGTTTGTCCTAACAAAGAAACTGGCGCTGGCCAGTACAACTCTGGCGAATACTGCAACCCTAAAGTTGATGAGCTTGTAGCTCTTGCCAACTCTGAGACTGACCTCACAAAACGTCGTGCTCAGCTTCAGGAAATCGAACGCATCCTCTACAATGACGCTGCATTCGTACCACTCCACTGGCAGGACCTTTCCTGGGCTGGGGCGAAAAACCTTGAAAACGCTCAGAAGATCGTAAACGTAATGAACTTCCCTTACTTTGGCGATCTTGTAATGAAATAATATCTGTTCGGGGCGGCATCCGCCGCCCCGATTCAATGATGGAAACAAACAGGCATCGCCTGTACTACTCAGTTCTCCGTTACACAGCACGGAACCACATGAACCGACCATAGTGCCGGTTCTCTTAGGTTTTAAGATACTGAGACTTGGATTAACTTATAACCCCTAACACCCCATATGTTTGCTTTTATTGTTCGAAGAGTGGCACAGGCGTTAATCGTCATGTTTGTCATATCCATCATCGGATTCGGTATTAAATATTCGTTCGGTGATCCAATACGTGAAATGGTCGGCATTAACGTTTCCGCTGCAGAGCGTGAAGCGTACCGCGACCAACTAGGCTTGAATGACCCTGTCGTGGTTCAATGGGTGCGGTTTGTTAAACAAGCAGTACATGGCGACCTTGGCCGTTCCTTCTTTTATCGTAAGCCTGCAACTGAAGTAATTCTAAAAAAAGCTCCTGCAACATTGGAACTTGTTATCGCAAGTGCTTTAATTATTGTTATTCTCTCTGTGCCTATCGGCATTTACGCAGCGGTCAACCCTCGCTCATGGCTTTCCAGACTATTCATGGGAGCCAGTATCGTCGGGGTATCTATCCCCGTTTTCCTCACCGCGCTGCTGCTTATATACGTCTTTGCTGTAGAGCTTCATTGGCTTCCTTCCTATGGACGTGGTCCTACTGCAGAACTTTTCCCGGGCTGGGAAAGTAACTTTTTAAGCTGGAAGGCTTTTAGGCACATCATCCTTCCATCTGTAGCACTTTCGTCAATTATGCTTCCACTGTTCATCCGTCTCATCAGAGCAGAAATGGTTGAAGTCTTACAAACAGAGTACGTTAAATTTGCCCATGCAAAAGGTCTTAATCCGACCCGCGTTCTTATGGTGCACGCATTTAAAAACACCCTTCTTCCGGTTATTACCGTGGGTGGCGTACAGCTCGGCATTATGATTGCGTACACTATCCTCACTGAAACAGTATTCCAGTGGCAAGGTATGGGCTTCATGTTCATTGAAGCAGTAGAGCGTTCTGACACAGCTTTACTCGTAGCTTACCTTGTTTTTGTTGGTGTTCTTTTCGTAATTGTGAACACCGTTGTGGATGTTATTTACGGACTGGTTAACCCGATGGTCCGTGTTTCGGGGAGGAAGTAATCCATGCTGCGAAAATTTAAGGATTCATACTTTTGGTATAGCTTCCGCCGTGATCCTGTTGCGGTCGGCAGTTTTATTATTTTACTCATTCTGCTTGCGATGGCTATTTTCGCGCCATTTCTTGCAACACAGAATCCATATGACGGTTCAACAATCGATCTTATGGATGCTGAAACACCCCCAATGTGGACTGCTAACGGGCTAGATACCTTCTGGCTTGGTACTGACGCGCAGGGACGTGATATCTGGTCTACTATTCTATATGGTACCCGTATCTCTCTCCTCATTGGTATTGGTGCAGTTGCATTACAGTCTTTCATGGGAATCATCATCGGCTTAACCGCAGGCTATAAGGGTGGTCGTATCGACTCCTTCCTTATGCGAGTGGCTGATGTTCAGCTTTCTTTTTCATCCTACATGGTTGCTATCTTCTTTGGCGCAATCTTACAGGCTGCACTGGGCGTTTCCCGTTATGCAGATGTAGCTGTTCCATTCCTGATTTTTGTAATCGGGTTCTCTGAATGGCCTCAGTACGCACGTACTGTCCGTGCCTCCGTACTGGCAGAG contains:
- a CDS encoding ABC transporter permease; its protein translation is MFAFIVRRVAQALIVMFVISIIGFGIKYSFGDPIREMVGINVSAAEREAYRDQLGLNDPVVVQWVRFVKQAVHGDLGRSFFYRKPATEVILKKAPATLELVIASALIIVILSVPIGIYAAVNPRSWLSRLFMGASIVGVSIPVFLTALLLIYVFAVELHWLPSYGRGPTAELFPGWESNFLSWKAFRHIILPSVALSSIMLPLFIRLIRAEMVEVLQTEYVKFAHAKGLNPTRVLMVHAFKNTLLPVITVGGVQLGIMIAYTILTETVFQWQGMGFMFIEAVERSDTALLVAYLVFVGVLFVIVNTVVDVIYGLVNPMVRVSGRK
- a CDS encoding ABC transporter permease, whose protein sequence is MLRKFKDSYFWYSFRRDPVAVGSFIILLILLAMAIFAPFLATQNPYDGSTIDLMDAETPPMWTANGLDTFWLGTDAQGRDIWSTILYGTRISLLIGIGAVALQSFMGIIIGLTAGYKGGRIDSFLMRVADVQLSFSSYMVAIFFGAILQAALGVSRYADVAVPFLIFVIGFSEWPQYARTVRASVLAEKKKEYVEAARVIGLPPMRIMFRHILPNTLTPVLVISTVQVANAVMSEAALSFLGLGMPVNQPSLGSLIKSGFAYFMSGSWWITLFPGLILVLLVLSINLLGDWLRDFLNPKLYKD
- a CDS encoding ABC transporter substrate-binding protein; amino-acid sequence: MKRLLTVLALAVVLAFAAAPASAKTLRLAVDADPVSLDPHVQLSGGMLQYSHLVFDPLVRWNQEMGFDPRLATKWERIDDKTMRFYLRKGVKFHSGNEFTAKDVAWTLDRLKGSIDYKGLFEVFEPAVVVDDYTLDLKTKVPYPLLLNMATYIFPMDSKFYSGKDENGQDKGVIGKTSPAFANTHASGTGPFTVAEREQGVKMVLKANPNYWGPHGNVDEIDMRPIKNEATRVASILSGDVDFIMPVPPQDYDRLDAAENVDLITMPGTRVITFQLNQKRNKALANPKVRQAIVYATNNAGIVKKILKGRGTAASQQGPKGYQGYAADLKPRYDLKKAKALMVEAGYPDGFEATMIAPNNRYVKDEQIAQAFVSMMARIGIKVNLKTMPKAQYWDQYDARAADIQMIGWHSDTEDSANFSEYLAVCPNKETGAGQYNSGEYCNPKVDELVALANSETDLTKRRAQLQEIERILYNDAAFVPLHWQDLSWAGAKNLENAQKIVNVMNFPYFGDLVMK